A region from the Triticum aestivum cultivar Chinese Spring chromosome 3D, IWGSC CS RefSeq v2.1, whole genome shotgun sequence genome encodes:
- the LOC123075967 gene encoding pectin acetylesterase 5 codes for MDMVPASAEPLLHPEQCQLRPSDHRRWWVLVAAALLLMLLVTVGPLRPMLFGVPQSEPVALILLTAAQEKGAVCLDGTPPGYHLQRGSGDSSSSWHIHLQGGGWCGTVNDCSNCRMSDLGSSKFMKPIQFTGAGILSSDHLQNPDFYNWNKAYVRYCDGASFSGDAEGQAEDGTILHFRGLRIYQAVIDELMEKGLANATQAILTGCSAGGLATFVHCDDFSARFSHKVSVKCLVDAGFILDVKDISGQRSFRSLYGGVVHLQNVRQVLPKDCLTNKEPTECFFPAELIKSIHTPMFIVNSGYDPAQIRNVIVPASSAPDKSWLSCKDNIRNCNSTQIDVLDGLRTTMADALKVVKDKEDWGFFIDSCFTHCQMVLDVSWNSHNSPRLGNKTVAEAVGDWHHGRTQGVKEVDCKYPCNPTCNSQSPL; via the exons ATGGACATGGTGCCCGCTTCAGCGGAGCCGCTCCTCCACCCGGAGCAGTGCCAACTTCGTCCATCAGACCACCGCAGATGGTGGGTACTTGTGGCGGCAGCCCTGCTCCTCATGCTGCTGGTCACCGTTGGCCCTCTCCGTCCTATGTTGTTCGGCGTGCCACAGTCGGAGCCCGTCGCGCTCATCCTCCTCACTGCCGCACAGGAGAAGGGTGCTGTGTGCTTGGACGGAACCCCACCGGGTTACCACCTCCAGAGAGgctccggtgacagctccagcagctGGCACATCCATCTACAG GGAGGAGGCTGGTGCGGCACAGTCAATGATTGTTCCAATTGTAGAATGTCCGATCTCGGTTCGTCTAAATTCATGAAACCGATTCAGTTCACTGGCGCTGGAATCCTCAGCAGTGATCACCTGCAAAATCCTG ATTTCTACAACTGGAACAAAGCCTACGTGCGATACTGTGATGGAGCTTCGTTTTCAGGTGATGCGGAAGGTCAAGCAGAG GATGGAACCATACTGCACTTCAGAGGATTGCGTATCTATCAAGCGGTTATTGACGAACTAATGGAAAAAGGACTCGCCAATGCTACACAG GCCATCCTCACAGGTTGTTCTGCTGGTGGTCTAGCAACGTTTGTGCATTGCGACGATTTTAGTGCACGATTTTCTCACAAGGTTTCGGTTAAATGCCTTGTCGATGCTGGGTTTATTCTTGACGT AAAGGATATATCTGGACAAAGGTCCTTCCGATCTCTCTATGGTGGAGTCGTTCACCTCCAG AATGTTAGACAAGTGTTGCCCAAGGACTGCCTTACCAACAAAGAGCCAACTGAG TGTTTCTTCCCCGCAGAGCTTATTAAGAGCATCCACACCCCCATGTTTATTGTCAACTCTGGGTATGATCCAGCGCAG ATACGAAATGTGATCGTACCAGCTTCGTCGGCTCCTGATAAGTCGTGGTTGAGTTGCAAGGATAATATCCGGAACTGCAATTCCACACAAATTGATGTTCTTGATG GACTAAGGACCACGATGGCTGATGCATTAAAGGTTGTTAAAGATAAAGAGGACTGGGGATTTTTCATCGACTCATGCTTCACTCATTGCCAAATGGTCCTTGACGTCTCTTGGAATTCACATAATTCCCCGAGGCTTGGAAATAAA ACCGTTGCAGAAGCTGTTGGAGATTGGCACCATGGAAGGACGCAAGGAGTGAAAGAGGTTGACTGCAAGTATCCGTGCAACCCAACATGCAATAGTCAGTCACCTTTATGA
- the LOC123081033 gene encoding pectin acetylesterase 5 produces MAATTKPLLHQEPEERQHRSAANSACRLAVASAVLIVLLMAAFGHLRTRLFLSLPDPVEVELILVAGATEKGAVCLDGTPAGYHLQRGSGSGSNNWLIHLEGAGWCGTIKECSDRKMSMFGSSNFMKPIPFAGAGILDNDQQLNPDFYNWNKVYVRNCDGASFSGDAEGQAQDGTTLYFKGLHIYEAVIDELMEKGLTNATKALLTGCSAGGLATMLHCDDFSARFPREVSVKCLADAGFFLDVMDISGERSFRSYYDGLLHLQNVQKVLPKDCLAKKDPTECFLSAELIKSINTPMFILNSGYDSWQIRNVLVPDPSDPDKSWLSCKDDMSNCNSTQVEVFDGFMDMMVDALKVVEDKEDWGLFIDSCFTHCQSIFGLSWNSAIYPRLGNKTIAEVVGDWYHGRSQGVKEIDCEYPCNPTCNSLLPT; encoded by the exons ATGGCTGCGACAACCAAGCCGCTCCTCCACCAGGAGCCGGAGGAGCGCCAGCATCGTTCCGCGGCAAACTCTGCCTGTAGACTCGCCGTCGCTTCGGCCGTTCTGATAGTGCTGTTGATGGCAGCCTTTGGCCATCTCCGCACAAGGCTATTCCTCTCGCTGCCAGATCCAGTCGAGGTCGAGCTGATCCTTGTCGCCGGCGCCACGGAGAAGGGAGCAG TGTGCTTGGACGGAACCCCAGCAGGCTACCACCTGCAGAGAGGCTCCGGCTCCGGCTCAAACAACTGGCTCATCCATCTAGAG GGAGCAGGCTGGTGCGGCACAATCAAGGAATGTTCCGATCGCAAAATGTCGATGTTTGGTTCATCTAACTTCATGAAACCAATACCGTTTGCTGGTGCTGGGATCCTTGACAACGATCAGCAACTGAATCCTG ATTTTTACAACTGGAACAAAGTCTATGTACGGAATTGCGATGGGGCGTCATTTTCTGGGGATGCGGAAGGTCAAGCACAG GACGGAACCACCCTTTACTTCAAAGGATTGCACATCTATGAAGCGGTTATTGATGAACTCATGGAAAAAGGACTCACCAATGCTACAAAG GCCCTCCTTACAGGCTGTTCTGCTGGTGGTTTAGCCACGATGTTGCATTGCGATGATTTTAGTGCAAGGTTTCCTCGGGAGGTTTCAGTTAAATGCCTTGCAGACGCTGGGTTTTTTCTTGACGT AATGGATATATCAGGGGAAAGGTCCTTTCGCTCTTACTATGATGGACTTCTTCACCTCCAG AATGTTCAAAAAGTGTTACCCAAGGACTGTCTTGCCAAAAAGGACCCAACTGAG TGTTTTCTCTCTGCAGAGCTTATTAAGAGCATCAACACCCCTATGTTTATTCTCAACTCTGGATATGATTCATGGCAG ATACGAAATGTTCTTGTACCAGATCCATCAGATCCTGATAAGTCGTGGTTGAGTTGCAAGGATGACATGAGTAACTGCAATTCCACACAAGTTGAAGTGTTTGATG GATTCATGGACATGATGGTGGATGCTTTGAAGGTTGTTGAAGACAAGGAGGACTGGGGATTGTTCATCGATTCATGCTTCACTCACTGTCAATCCATATTTGGCCTCTCTTGGAATTCAGCAATCTACCCAAGGCTAGGAAATAAG ACCATAGCAGAGGTTGTTGGAGATTGGTACCATGGAAGGAGCCAAGGAGTAAAAGAGATTGACTGCGAGTATCCATGCAACCCAACATGCAACAGTTTGTTGCCGACATGA
- the LOC123081034 gene encoding pectin acetylesterase 5-like encodes MAPGTAQAEQLLLHPDPEQRRRAPDCRHAWGLSVAVLLLLLPSAAGLHPPMMFCAPPPETVPLTLLAGAQEKGADFYNWNKVYVRYCDGGSFSGDAEGQAPDGSTLHFRGLRIYEAVIDEVMEKGLANATQALLTGCSAGGLATMLHCDDFSAKFPQEVSVKCLADAGFFIDVKDISGERTFWSVFDGVVQLQNIREVLPKDCLAKKKPKECFFPAELIKSIHSPMFILNSAYDSFQVRYVLIPDSLAPDNSWLCCKHNIRNCNSTQMEFLNGFRNAMVDALKVVEDKEGWGLFIASCFTHCQTVSDISWNSPFSPRLGDKTIAEAVGDWQCGCSERVKEIDCEYPCNPTCSRQLPSM; translated from the exons ATGGCGCCAGGGACAGCCCAGGCCGAGCAGCTCCTCCTCCACCCGGACCCGGAGCAGCGCCGGCGAGCGCCGGATTGCCGCCATGCATGGGGCCTCTCGGTGGCagtcctgctcctgctgctgccTTCCGCCGCCGGCCTTCACCCTCCTATGATGTTctgcgcgccgccgccggagacagtCCCGCTGACCCTCCTTGCCGGTGCGCAGGAGAAGGGAGCAG ATTTCTACAACTGGAACAAAGTGTATGTGCGCTACTGCGACGGGGGATCATTTTCTGGGGATGCGGAAGGTCAAGCGCCG GATGGAAGTACACTTCACTTTAGAGGATTGCGCATCTATGAGGCAGTTATTGATGAAGTCATGGAAAAGGGACTTGCCAATGCTACCCAG GCTCTTCTTACAGGTTGCTCTGCTGGTGGTCTAGCCACGATGCTACACTGCGATGATTTTAGTGCAAAGTTTCCTCAAGAGGTTTCAGTTAAATGCCTTGCCGATGCTGGGTTTTTTATTGACGT AAAGGATATATCTGGAGAAAGGACCTTTTGGTCTGTCTTTGATGGTGTTGTTCAGCTCCAG AATATTAGAGAAGTGTTGCCCAAGGACTGCCTTGCCAAAAAGAAGCCAAAAGAG TGTTTCTTCCCCGCCGAGCTTATAAAGAGCATCCACAGCCCAATGTTTATTCTCAACTCTGCATACGATTCATTTCAG GTACGATATGTTCTCATACCGGATTCGTTGGCTCCTGATAATTCGTGGTTGTGTTGCAAACATAATATCCGGAACTGCAATTCCACACAAATGGAATTCCTCAACG GATTCAGGAACGCGATGGTGGATGCATTGAAGGTTGTCGAAGATAAAGAGGGATGGGGATTGTTCATTGCTTCATGCTTCACTCACTGCCAAACGGTCTCTGACATCTCTTGGAATTCACCATTCTCCCCTAGGCTTGGAGATAAG ACAATTGCTGAGGCTGTAGGAGATTGGCAATGTGGATGTAGCGAAAGAGTGAAAGAGATTGACTGCGAGTACCCATGCAACCCAACATGCAGCAGACAGTTGCCGTCGATGTAA
- the LOC123081031 gene encoding uncharacterized protein, which produces MLRELMKSKGNSLMAIEVVEEERFEDAPYGAGSCSTGIVPIPGSSVCGSSAPASSEIDGELVCARGRGNCLNEPRLGPAAVLAPLISGRVVHAKAASKNTRLRLGNSDEEEVADFYGQLWVVPSPRRHPRPHIPHHQPPNPKFAIPKLFWVRKDMFQSKSFTIEDCFPVPHPGLDPTPTKFQITVPGFLLGSRSFAEVVRDMENQGQGNRNCQPPAAKKAAPTQEGRSAGPPQVIPVQHGGNKTGGGGKQAPAPAPAPAPAPIPQAPQPAPLVQPLDPRYKEMTCFNCGWPGDYVGNCIEAKKCFI; this is translated from the coding sequence ATGCTGAGGGAATTGATGAAATCTAAAGGAAATAGCCTTATGGCTATTGAAGTAGTCGAGGAAGAGAGATTTGAGGATGCCCCTTATGGGGCTGGATCGTGTTCGACTGGAATCGTGCCAATTCCTGGAAGCTCTGTGTGTGGGTCGTCGGCTCCGGCAAGTTCTGAGATCGACGGTGAGCTCGTTTGTGCGAGAGGGAGGGGGAATTGTTTGAACGAGCCGCGGCTGGGACCTGCGGCTGTCCTTGCACCGTTGATCTCAGGACGGGTGGTGCATGCGAAAGCGGCTTCTAAAAATACGCGTCTCAGGTTAGGTAATAGCGATGAGGAGGAGGTTGCGGATTTTTACGGGCAGTTGTGGGTTGTCCCATCCCCCCGCCGCCACCCTCGTCCTCATATACCACATCACCAGCCTCCTAACCCTAAATTCGCCATTCCCAAGCTCTTCTGGGTGAGGAAGGATATGTTCCAATCCAAATCCTTCACCATCGAGGATTGCTTCCCAGTTCCTCATCCTGGTCTTGACCCTACCCCTACCAAATTTCAGATAACAGTGCCTGGTTTTTTGCTGGGGAGTAGATCATTTGCTGAGGTAGTGAGAGATATGGAGAATCAGGGACAAGGTAACCGGAATTGCCAGCCTCCGGCAGCAAAGAAGGCGGCACCAACTCAGGAAGGAAGATCTGCGGGTCCTCCTCAGGTGATCCCAGTCCAGCACGGAGGAAACAAGACGGGTGGAGGGGGGAAACAAGCTCCAGCCCCTGCCCCAGCCCCAGCCCCGGCCCCGATCCCTCAGGCCCCTCAACCTGCCCCTTTGGTTCAACCTCTAGATCCAAGGTATAAGGAGatgacttgcttcaattgtggctgGCCTGGAGACTATGTTGGCAATTGTATCGAAGCCAAGAAATGTTTTATATGA